Below is a genomic region from Medicago truncatula cultivar Jemalong A17 chromosome 3, MtrunA17r5.0-ANR, whole genome shotgun sequence.
taatGCTTCCAAATTTAAGTTGTTTGCTTGATTATCTGTTGTCTCCTTTTCACCCACTTAATCTAtaatctattattattattattattatttgaacaaaaatcaataatttaacTTGTTCATTGCTTTCCTTTGTGTATGTCCTTTCTCAAACTAATTTGTATCTGGTATGTGTTTCAATATACTTGGCCAAACCTTGTAATCCCTGTTTATTTCAATAGGCTATACTTAATTATGCTCCTCAGATTGTTATTGAGTTAAGCTGTTTGCTTTATTGCACCTTAGAGTTCTGTTGTTTAATATCCTTGACCATGCCTTCCATTGTCTATCATAACTTGAATGCTAAATGGGGTGTGTTTTCAAAATACTCTTGCATTAGCCTTAGATGCATATTACGACGACACGATACATTTATATTGATACTCATCCTTAAATATCTGCTTTAGTCTCCACTCATCTCTGCCGATCTTCCTTTGTTCATTCTCACTACCTCAGGCCCATTCAAGATTAACGGAGTCCCCTTGAGACGTGTGAATCAAGCTTATGTTATCGGCACATCTACCAAAGTAGATATTTCTTCAGTTAATGCTGACAAGTTTGATGACAAGTACTTCTCAAAGGAATCCCAGAAAAAGACTAAGAAGGGAGAGGGCGAGTTCTTTGAGGCAGATAAGGAGGTATGTTTGTTgagttttgttgttttggtaATTATTCTGCGCGTGTTTCCTAATCTTTACAATGCTTTTGCTTTTTAGGACAAAAAGGTGCTCCCTCAGGAGAAGAAAGATGATCAAAAGACTGTTGATGCTGGTTTGTTAAAAGCCATTGACAGTGTTCCAGATTTGAAAACTTACCTAGGTGCCAGGTTTTCCTTGAAGGCAGGTGTGAAGCCACATGAGTTGGTCTTCTAGAGGAAATAAGAGTGTTAAGAGAATTGTTTTTTGCcctttttattttggttgtttgtCAATCTAGGATAAGTTTTAATCATTTACAATTTTCTTGGTATTAGACATCCGAAAAACTTGTATTCTATGTTGTTCGTTATTTTCCTTAATATATTTTGTCCTCTTGAAccatttggttttatttttatgatttagcCTTTATTGCTGGCATACATACATAatgatttcaaacaaaaaaaagggaTAGAAGATGTTCCTTCAGTACTTTGCAAAACTGATTCATTTACTGTTTGAAGATATACTTATAACTTAAGTTATTAGTTTGAAGAGATCTGAAAGTTGGTTAAGGGGTATGGGTACAACGATGTTGCTTGATTAACATTTTTCCGCCGTTTGTGCATAAGCACCATCATATTCCAAACTCAAATTTACACGCACATTTTCACTGAAAAAATACATGCAAAAGTAGTGTAGTAACAAAAGTGATGACACATGAATGAATTTCGAGGTGCAACACTGTAATTGAGTCTGTACCATTAGATGTAGTGTGTATCACtaccaaataaaaaagatgTGTGTATCTTTCACAAACACTAGCTTATGCTAAACTCTATCTCGCATTTGAACTGCACGAAATGCATTGTCACTTAAAAATGTAGTGTATCGCACAAAACCTATGTTGAACTCTCTCTACTTTAAACTGCACATGTCTAATTTCTTTAAAATGTGAGAAATGTATTGTCACTTCAATGGCTAATTTCattggtattttattttattcattggTTTCTGATAAttctttgttattattattttttttttttttatatctgtTGCAGCTAGATTGATCATAAATTCATTGCATTTGAGTTGCATTTTTCTgggatttgattttatatcaaCCTGCACTTTTTGATTTAATCTGATAAAGTAGAAGCTAATGGAATTGTAGTGAATTTTGATTTGGGGCTATTGACATAAAAGAGAGTGTCCATTCATATGGAGGGTTTATGTTGTACATGGCTCCAAATCTGAAGCTAAGGTTAGGTGTTTCCATGTTGAGCTTTCTTGTAATCGGAAACTTGAATGCAgaattagaaaatgaaattttgcaTAATAAGGTAAGAGCTGCTCCACATAAGGATGGCAGCTGGTGCAGAGAGTTCTTCAAAAGTTGATAATTGTAATACGAAGAGTGGAAGCAGTAGAGTTTCGGTTTCAACGGTTGCGTTGTTTACGTTGGCGATGGCAGCTGCTACTGGTTTAGGTGCAGTGCCGTTCTTCTTTGTAGAGCTTGATCCGCAATGGGCTGGGTTGTGTAACGGAATGGCTGCAGGTGTTATGTTGGCTGCAAGTTTTAATTTGATACAGGAAGGGCAGGAGTATGGTTCTGGAAGCTGGGTTGTTACTGGAATTTTAGCTGGTCGAGTCTTTATTTGGTTATGTAAAAAggtgatgatgattcttcatGTTCTCTGTCTGCCATTCTTTCTCCTTATTGTAGTTACCTGTATTTGCTGTTTTATCTCAGCAGTGCTTCTATGCACtgatatatgtatatatgtctTGTGATGTTTTGATACTACTTCATTGATATAAATAAGCTCTATATCCTTGGCgatctttttgtcaaaaaaatgtacATCAAAATTAAGAATGGTTTTCTTATTCACGTCACATTTGCATGTCGTATTGATTTTTGCTAAAATTTCCTACCAATGTACTTGAGGAATGTTGGAAAAATTGATGAATTGATCATTTACTAAAAGTATCATGTATGGTACCTTTACATTTTCTATGTTTTTAGGATGCATTTTTGTTGTGTCATTCTCATTTTACTGGTGTAGGCTATTTTAAATTTAGTAGTCTCACTTTTGTCTTGCATGTCTCTCGGATTTCAGTTTCTTGAGCAATATGGAGAAGTAAGTATGTTGGATTTAAAAGGTGCTGATGCAACAAAAGTTGTTCTTGTTATTGGAATCTACAAAAGTTCAATTGAAATGATTGAAAATGTACAGTCACTTCAAAATCCAAATGAGTGCTATAATAtgggtataattttttttacttgagtAAACTTTTGTCGATAGTGTATcatcataatttataatttatatacacTAGCGTATGCTAAACAAATAAATCCATTTTACACTGCAAATTTTCATCGTGAAAACAGACTAGTTTTCATGGTTAATGTCTTGCGAAATCCAAATGAGTGCTACGTATCGAACTCAACAAACGTGTGAAATGATCGACATATTTCTTTGAAGCATGAAGTAATGTTAGGTGCATTGGTTGAgctgttaaaaataaaatgaaatgaaaattagCATTTTATATTACGACTCTTTCCTATTTTTTTGGTGTGGGGGAGGTGGGGGgagaaatttcaataaaatagtaGGGAGTGAAGCCCAGCTGATTACTTTGGGCCTGTCCAATGAGAATTGAATACTCTACCCTAAGTCCCACCGTAACCATTTCTGCATATTTGTTCTAGCACCTTCTTTCTTCCTCGTTCTCGTTTTCTTCTACAGTTCAACACCACGCTCTGAACCCGTAACATCTCACCACCGCTCTTAGGTTTCAAACTCCAGTCTCAGTTCACTTCTCTCCGGAAGTTAACCGTATCTCTTTTCCTTTGCTTACGAGCTTCTCATTCTTCAACAATGTCGACGGTAATGCAGAAAATCAAAGACATAGAAGATGAGGTACTTATTCTTTTCCTCAACACAAATTTATGCTTCGTTTATTTCTATTATGATCGGAACATATGGATTTGGTTGAAGACCTACGATTTATTCGAGTGAAACTTAATCTCTTTCATATCAGTGTTAATTTAACATTTTGagcatattttaataaaattgatggatttttcgaaaattcttaattttattcGAATTAATTACgaatttaaaatcatatttgcATGTGTATAGGTTGAGGAAAATGTATTTTCCGTGTTTCGGGACATTGTAAATTGTAATTGATATGCCGTCAAAGTAATTGATGATATGTGCTGATTATTTACTACGCAGTAGCTGCAAACTTTATTCTGtcattttgttattattttgtcTTGTGCATAAccgtggtttttttttattttacagatgGCAAAGACTCAAAAGAACAAGGCTACCGCTCATCATTTGGGGTTACTGAAGGTAAACATGTTAGTTCGATTATTAAATGGTATACAAGGAAGAAACAgagaaaaatcatatatatgaccagtgtttttgttgttgttggtttctGTTTTGGCTTTAGTGGAGGTTGGTTTTTGAAGATGCCGTTGCATTATTTTTAGTGCTAAGcttgtaaatatatttatttcaagTGCTGTTGTATTAGTGTGTGATTGTATATATTGGTTAGATCGGATAGTTGTTTTAGGGATTGCATTTGGAAGTGCAATTCTGCTCAGAAGTTGCATTTGTAAGCACAGGCTGCATAGCACATTCTGCTCATGGCATATGTTTTACTTGTCACCATATATTCAGGGGTTCTTATCCCTCTCCCTATGTTTAAAGTTTAGGTATACAAATGCGAAAATATCTGTCTAAATCTCCAAACCTATGGAATCTTatattctttatctttttttctccTTCTGGTTTCTATAGTCGACATGCATCCTTGCTATTACAGTACTGATTTTTATTCCAATACACAGTATTGAAGGCAAAATGAGTGATCTCttattagaattagaattttattactttctttAACGCTTGTCCACCATTGGTACTAGGCTAAACTTGCAAAACTGCGGAGGGAACTCCTTACACCTACAACTAAGGGAGGTGGCGGTGCTGGTGAAGGTTTTGATGTTACTAAAAGTGGGGATGCAAGAGTTGGTCTCGTGGGCTTCCCGTCAGTTGGAAAGTCTACTCTGCTGAATAAATTGACTGGGACATTTTCAGAGGTACAGGAAGTATTTGATTTCTCATGCATTGTCTTCTTCAATTATACTACAGGCCGATCTTGAATTAGTTTATATGTTTTACTTTTGGAGTGAATATTATCCAATGGTTCCCAAGGAATTGCAACCTTTCAACAAGAAAAAGCAAGTCCAACCTTGCAACCTTCCCCTGCtatcttcaatttttattttttttggattctaATTCATTTCAAAAGCTAAATAGAActtctataattgatttttttcttcaaacaaagTGATTGTGTACGGGGTGAAAATCTCAAGCATACGCGTTCTCAATGTTTAATGTATAGAACAAGGGAGAAGAATACTCAACAGTAGAATTGTATTAATATAATGTAAATGATTTGTCGGGTTTTTCAACAAAAAGATAAGGCACTAATGCTTATCCTTTTTTAAGCTAATTCTAGACTGCaaatgttaattaaataaagaaataaataaatctttatGTAAGGATATACATGAAAACCAATCCTGAGGGATGTTTTAAATTATTCTAGACCAACCTGAAGATATAATTAAGATTTTAGAAAATCTTTTTCATATATAGCAACAATTATTTAGTTATAAGTGAAAGAGTACATTTTAATAGTAATTTTTAATACTACTATATCATTTTACTTATTTGTAAATGCTGTTTTCAATGTGTTTGACTGATCAAACAATGGGATGTCCTTTTATTCTATCCTGTACATATTATTCCGCATGTACTCTTAATAAGAGTCTCTTATCTGATGCATTATTTGAGCAGTTGCttcttttgattaaattttcatCATTATTAGATATGTGCTCTATTCTGCCTCCTCCATCTCAAATtcactattttttcttcttcttttggaaATGGGAAAATGTTACTCAATTGTGTTAGTTTAGTAAGCAGTCACATGTGCATATGGGATTGCTTTCTCTTTGTATTGGGTTTGGGTGATGGGATCATaacaattttgtaaactaaGTTTTAGCCCGTGTTAAATAATGTCTGAAAAGTTTACTTATTTTGGTTTGTAGGTTGCTTCCTATGAGTTCACTACACTAACTTGCATTCCAGGTGTGATCACATATCGTGGAGCAAAAATTCAGGTATACATCGATGAATTTGTCACCTTACAACGGCatgaaattcaatattttttatttttatttttggtttgaggAATTCAGGATGCCTGCAACTAAATATAGCTGTACCTCCTTGATGCTAGTTGAGAGAATCGTAAATGATATGTGAGTGATGCCTCTATACCAATAGCTTTTGATCATCAGCTGCACATGCACTTAGTTTCCAAGGAGCTTTTTTTTGGACATCGGTGCATGGGTCGAAACATTGTGATGGTTgtataaacaaaaaagagaaacatTTGAAACTGATTTGAGTTCTTCATTTCGTTGCAtctgttttatatttttgtccaaattataaatgaatattttttgaaacccatttgggttggcctggtggtGATGGCTTGAGACCTTGGAGCGTGCTCCTCTCCAGGTCTCAGGTTTGATTCTCCCCGGTGCTAATATCGGTGGGCTAGTTTGGCTTCTTCAAAAACTAAGAATATatttgaagttttatttgattccATGggttctttttaattaattgaaaaatttgAGAATGTCTATTTAAGATTTGACGCAGTACGGAAGCGTAAGGTTAGCAAGCGCTAAACCTAGATAGAAAAGAACaagtttgcaagcgacaaacttgtgaaaatagggttgcaagcgacaaacctaTTAAAATAAGGGTTTCCGAAATCCACCAGAATTGAGAGAAAAGTCTCgaatattattaatgaataaaaGTGTCTCTTAGGCTACATAAGTTCTGCTTATATagtgaaagaaataacaaacccgtgggccaaaataaaataaaacgaaatACTAATAGAAAGTTATAGAAAATTACTAAGATTTGGCTAAATAATAAATGCtactaaattactaataaaacCCTCCTGCATCAGTCTCCTCCGAAGAACATCCACCCGGATCCCATTGAGTGAAATGCCAAGATTGTTTGGTTTGAAAAATATAACAGTTGACTTTATTCCGTTGAAGAAATGTAGTAGCATGCTGAATAGTTTCCTGAATTTTATTCAGAGTGATCACCGGAAGTAGTGGACCAAATATTTCTTCTGTCATGATTTCAGCATCTAGTGGTGGATGTAACAATATTGTAGGCTCAATAAACAGGTTTGTTTCATCAATTGAACCACCATGAACTATTGAAGCAGCAAATAGAGGGTCTTTAAGAAGATTGCACAATCTCTCAAAGTGGTGCTTATTTATTATTCTTGAGAGTGCCGTTGACTTCATCATGTTGTCACCATAAAATTTTCTCATGAACTTCTTCAATAACTCTAACAATTCAGATGAGTGCTTCTCCTTAACAAGCAAATAATCGATTGCTATACATGCTTGTCCAGTACATACTCCCCACTTTGCTCCTACTATTCTTTTCACTGCCATCTTAAAATCTGAAGGATTGGAAAGATAATCAAATATAGCAGGGCATTTTCCACCTAGCTCTCGAGTAACAGGAGTTAAATATCTT
It encodes:
- the LOC11419483 gene encoding putative zinc transporter At3g08650; its protein translation is MAAGAESSSKVDNCNTKSGSSRVSVSTVALFTLAMAAATGLGAVPFFFVELDPQWAGLCNGMAAGVMLAASFNLIQEGQEYGSGSWVVTGILAGRVFIWLCKKFLEQYGEVSMLDLKGADATKVVLVIGIYKSSIEMIENVQSLQNPNECYNMGIIFFT